In the Alligator mississippiensis isolate rAllMis1 chromosome 7, rAllMis1, whole genome shotgun sequence genome, one interval contains:
- the LOC132251844 gene encoding olfactory receptor 14A16-like, whose amino-acid sequence MSNQTIVTEFLLLGFSDIRELQILHFVIFLAAYLAALMGNLLIITLVTLNYELHSPMFFFLINLSIVDLGSISVTVPKSMSNSLLNTRSISFSGCVVQVFCLFCFLGANVSLLTLMAYDRYVAICKPLHYGIIMNRRACVQMAACAWVVGAINSAMHTGNTFSLPFCHSNIINQFFCEIPQLLKLSCSGTYRRELAALAFSVCLGLGCFVFIIVSYVQIFTAVWRIPLEQGHQKAFSTCIPHLIVVSLFLSTAIMAYLKSISDSLSPLDLLVAVLYCMVPPLMNPVIYSMRNKEIQAALRKLLQRQILSKNNMSIFLS is encoded by the coding sequence atgtccaaccaaaccattGTGACCGAGTTCCTtctcctgggcttttctgatattcgggagctccagatcttacactttgttatctttctagcagcatacttggcagccctgatggggaatctcCTCATCATCACACTTGTAACTCTAAACTAtgaacttcattctcccatgttctttttcttgattaatttgtccattgtggaccttggctccatctcagtgaccgtgcccaaatccatgtctaattccCTATTGAACACCAGGTCCATCTCCTTCTCTGGATGTGTTGTCCAAGTGTTTTGTCTCTTTTGTTTCTTGGGAGCAAATGTATCCCTTCTCACGCttatggcatatgaccggtacgttgccatctgcaaaccactgcattatgggataataatgaacaggagagcttgcgtccagatggctgcctgtgcaTGGGTTGTTGGTGCCATCAACTCTGcaatgcacactgggaacacctttagtctccccttctgccactcaaatatcatcaaccagttcttctgtgaaataccccagctgctcaagctctcttGCTCTGGCACAtaccgcagagagctggcagctcttgccttcagtgtgtgtttaggtttaggctgttttgttttcatcattgtgtcgtatgttcagatcttcaccgcggtgtggagaatccccttggagcagggccatcagaaagccttctccacctgcattcctcaccttatcgtggtctccctgtttctttccactgccaTCATGGCCTACTTGAAGTCCATCTCTGACTCCCTGTCCCCCTTGGATCTCCTGGTGGCTGTTCTGTATTGtatggtgcctccattgatgaatccggtcatctacagcatgaggaacaaggagatccaagctgccctgaggaaactgctgcAAAGGCAGATCCTCTCCAAGAACAACATGTctatctttctttcatga